A window from Theropithecus gelada isolate Dixy chromosome 1, Tgel_1.0, whole genome shotgun sequence encodes these proteins:
- the LOC112630642 gene encoding small proline-rich protein 2D has translation MSYQQQQCKQPCQPPPVCPTPKCPEPCPPPKCPEPCPPPKCPQPCPPQQCQQKYPPVPPSPPCQPKCPPKNK, from the coding sequence ATGTCTTACCAACAGCAGCAGTGCAAGCAGCCCTGCCAGCCACCTCCTGTGTGCCCCACGCCAAAGTGCCCAGAGCCGTGTCCACCCCCGAAGTGCCCTGAGCCCTGCCCACCACCAAAGTGTCCAcagccctgcccacctcagcagTGCCAGCAGAAATATCCTCCGGTgccaccttccccaccctgccagcCAAAGTGTCCACCCAAGAACAAGTAA